Proteins found in one Micromonospora sp. WMMD1082 genomic segment:
- a CDS encoding anhydro-N-acetylmuramic acid kinase, whose amino-acid sequence MKIVGLMSGTSYDGVDVVAAEFTADGDTLWLRPLGHRGLDHDRELRAAIGSVLPPAATTIGAVCRLDNRLGEVFADAAAVGVELAGGRVDAVVSPGQTVFHWVEEGRVRGTLQLGAVARVAARVGVPVLGDLRSADVAAGGQGAPLVPAFDALLLAGDEAPRAALNLGGIANLTVVAAGAPVLGYDVGPANALLDAAARRFLDAPCDRDGARAAAGRVHPALLAGLLAEPYYAAPAPKSTGKELFHGRYLDERLAALGAPVPVDDVFATLTELTARVVAEACDRHRVAEVVAAGGGVRNRSLWRRLAALGAGRWRLRTTDELGIPAQAKEAYAFALLGWLSWHGLPGSLPSVTGAARAAVLGSWTPAGPPHRAGHGSAGGGVAGVSPRRLRVRD is encoded by the coding sequence GTGAAGATCGTCGGGCTGATGTCGGGCACCTCGTACGACGGGGTGGACGTGGTGGCGGCCGAGTTCACCGCCGACGGTGACACGCTGTGGCTGCGCCCGCTCGGTCACCGTGGCCTCGACCACGACCGGGAGCTGCGCGCCGCGATCGGGTCGGTGCTGCCGCCGGCGGCCACCACGATCGGGGCGGTGTGCCGCCTCGACAACCGGTTGGGCGAGGTCTTCGCCGACGCCGCGGCGGTCGGCGTGGAGCTGGCCGGTGGCCGCGTCGACGCCGTCGTCTCGCCCGGGCAGACCGTCTTCCACTGGGTCGAGGAGGGGCGGGTCCGGGGCACCCTGCAACTGGGCGCGGTGGCCCGGGTGGCGGCCCGGGTGGGCGTACCGGTGCTCGGTGACCTGCGCTCGGCGGACGTTGCCGCCGGCGGGCAGGGCGCGCCACTGGTCCCGGCCTTCGACGCCCTGCTGCTGGCCGGCGACGAGGCGCCGCGCGCGGCGCTGAACCTGGGCGGCATCGCCAACCTCACCGTGGTCGCGGCCGGGGCACCGGTGCTCGGGTACGACGTGGGCCCGGCCAACGCCCTGCTCGACGCCGCGGCCCGGCGCTTCCTGGACGCACCCTGCGACCGCGACGGTGCCCGCGCGGCGGCCGGCCGGGTGCATCCCGCCCTGCTGGCCGGGCTGCTCGCCGAGCCGTACTACGCCGCGCCGGCGCCGAAGTCGACCGGCAAGGAGCTGTTCCACGGGCGGTACCTCGACGAGCGGTTGGCCGCACTCGGTGCGCCGGTGCCGGTCGACGACGTGTTCGCCACGCTGACCGAGCTGACCGCCCGGGTGGTGGCCGAGGCCTGCGACCGGCACCGGGTGGCGGAGGTGGTCGCCGCCGGTGGTGGGGTACGCAACCGGAGCCTGTGGCGGCGGTTGGCCGCGCTCGGTGCCGGGCGTTGGCGGCTGCGGACCACCGACGAGCTGGGCATCCCGGCACAGGCGAAGGAGGCGTACGCGTTCGCGCTGCTGGGCTGGCTGTCCTGGCACGGGCTGCCGGGGTCGCTGCCGTCGGTGACCGGTGCCGCCCGCGCGGCGGTGCTCGGCTCCTGGACGCCCGCCGGGCCACCGCACCGGGCCGGTCACGGATCGGCCGGCGGCGGCGTGGCGGGCGTGTCGCCACGCCGGCTACGGGTGCGGGACTGA
- a CDS encoding TRAM domain-containing protein, producing MSGGLEEAERVELTVAAVAPGGHCVARVDGQVVFVRHALPGERVLAEVTEVHRGFVRADAVTVLEAAPDRVTPPCPYARPGRCGGCDLQHVAPEAQLRWKTAVVREQLTRLGGLNEAQCDALGVGVAPLPGGPLGWRSRVRYAVDAAGRAGLLKHRSHEVVPVDRCLIAHPAIQDLPVLTSAGASWPEAEAVETVASTGGDVAVTAVAAGRGRRVSGPERIRERAVGREWALPTSSFWQVHPAAADVLVDAVLELTEPRPGETAWDLYGGAGLFAAALAGRVGEEGRVTLVEAAGDGVTAARENLRDLPAVEVVAARVETALARRRVTGPVDVVVLDPPRSGAGARVVRDVVAAGPRAVAYVACDPAAFARDLRVFAGLGWRLAALRGYDLFPMTQHVELVGLLLPETH from the coding sequence ATGAGCGGCGGATTGGAAGAGGCCGAGCGGGTCGAGCTGACCGTGGCGGCGGTCGCACCGGGCGGGCACTGCGTGGCCCGGGTGGACGGTCAGGTGGTGTTCGTCCGGCACGCCCTGCCCGGCGAGCGGGTGCTGGCCGAGGTGACCGAGGTGCACCGGGGCTTCGTGCGGGCCGACGCGGTCACCGTGCTGGAGGCGGCACCGGATCGGGTCACCCCACCCTGCCCGTACGCCCGGCCGGGTCGATGCGGCGGCTGCGACCTGCAGCATGTCGCGCCGGAGGCCCAGCTGCGCTGGAAGACCGCGGTCGTCCGCGAGCAGCTCACCCGCCTCGGCGGCCTGAACGAGGCCCAGTGCGACGCGCTGGGCGTCGGGGTGGCGCCGCTGCCGGGCGGACCGCTCGGCTGGCGCTCCCGGGTCCGCTACGCGGTGGACGCGGCGGGCCGGGCCGGGTTGCTCAAGCACCGTTCGCACGAGGTGGTCCCGGTCGACCGGTGCCTGATCGCCCACCCGGCCATCCAGGATCTGCCGGTGCTCACCTCGGCCGGGGCGAGCTGGCCGGAGGCCGAGGCGGTGGAGACGGTCGCCTCCACCGGCGGGGACGTGGCGGTGACCGCGGTGGCGGCCGGCCGGGGCCGTCGGGTGAGCGGCCCGGAGCGGATCCGGGAGCGGGCCGTCGGCCGGGAGTGGGCGCTGCCCACCTCGTCCTTCTGGCAGGTCCACCCCGCCGCCGCGGACGTCCTGGTCGACGCGGTCCTGGAGCTGACCGAGCCCCGGCCCGGGGAGACCGCCTGGGACCTGTACGGCGGGGCCGGGCTGTTCGCCGCCGCGCTGGCCGGCCGGGTCGGCGAGGAGGGCAGGGTCACCCTGGTCGAGGCGGCCGGTGACGGCGTCACGGCGGCCCGGGAGAACCTGCGCGACCTGCCCGCCGTCGAGGTGGTGGCGGCCCGGGTGGAGACCGCGCTGGCCCGGCGCCGGGTCACCGGACCGGTCGACGTGGTGGTGCTCGACCCGCCCCGGTCCGGGGCCGGTGCGCGGGTGGTGCGCGACGTGGTCGCGGCCGGGCCGCGCGCGGTGGCGTACGTGGCCTGCGACCCCGCCGCGTTCGCCCGGGACCTGCGGGTCTTCGCCGGCCTGGGCTGGCGGCTGGCGGCGCTGCGCGGGTACGACCTGTTCCCGATGACCCAGCACGTGGAGCTGGTCGGATTGCTGCTGCCCGAGACGCACTAG